In a genomic window of Lonchura striata isolate bLonStr1 chromosome 4, bLonStr1.mat, whole genome shotgun sequence:
- the MMAA gene encoding methylmalonic aciduria type A protein, mitochondrial, with protein MKIPCLLLRFPRCYFSRRTYSVNFGFASRADFLGAGSLGPAHRCHTKWICSWNGLRRELCQQAAPEQQAEGLSDREQRLVDRLYHGLIQRQRASLAEAITLIESTHSGKKKVAQVLLQKVLSYHREQEKLNQGRPLAFRVGLSGPPGAGKSTFIECFGKMLTERNHKVSVLAVDPSSSTSGGSLLGDKTRMTELSRDMNAYIRPSPTSGTLGGVTRTTNEAILLCEGGGYDIVLVETVGVGQSEFAVADMVDMFILLLPPAGGDELQGIKRGIIEMADLVAINKADGDLVVPARRIQAEYISAMKLLRKRSKVWRPKVMRISAKTGEGILDMWDKMSEFRDLMLTSGELLAKRRKQQKVWMWNLIQENMLEHFRNHLAVKDKIPLLEEKVLRGVLSPGLAADLLLKAFKDGL; from the exons ATGAAGATCCCCTGTTTGCTGCTGAGATTCCCTCGCTGTTATTTCTCCAGAAGAACTTACTCCGTGAACTTTGGCTTCGCTTCCCGAGCAGATTTCCTGGGTGCTGGGTCTCTTGGGCCAGCGCACCGCTGCCATACAAAATGGATTTGttcatggaatggtttgaggAGAGAGCTGTGCCAGCAAGCAGCCCCTGAGCAGCAAGCAGAGGGACTTTCTGACCGGGAGCAGAGACTTGTAGACAGACTTTACCATGGGCTAATCCAGCGCCAGAGAGCCTCTTTAGCCGAAGCCATTACACTCATAGAATCCACTCACAGTGGGAAGAAGAAAGTAGCACAGGTGCTCCTTCAGAAGGTATTATCCTACCACAGGGAACAAGAAAAGTTAAATCAAGGAAGGCCACTTGCCTTTAGAGTGG GGTTGTCCGGTCCTCCTGGTGCTGGAAAGTCGACCTTCATAGAATGCTTTGGGAAGATGCTTACAGAAAGAAACCATAAAGTGTCTGTGTTGGCTGTGGACCCTTCCTCTAGTACAAGTGGTG GTTCCCTACTGGGTGATAAAACACGGATGACTGAGTTGTCAAGAGACATGAATGCATACATCAGACCATCTCCAACcagtgggacactgggaggTGTCACAAGGACCACAAATGAAGCCATTCTGCTCTGTGAAGGAGGAGGCTACGATATTGTTCTTGTGGAAACAGTAG gtGTGGGCCAGTCAGAATTTGCTGTGGCTGATATGGTTGATATGTTTATATTACTACTACCACCTGCGGGTGGAGATGAATTACAg GGCATCAAACGGGGCATCATTGAGATGGCAGACCTGGTTGCTATCAATAAGGCTGATGGTGATTTAGTTGTGCCTGCCCGGAGGATCCAGGCTGAGTACATCAGTGCTATGAAGCTGCTTCGCAAGCGTTCAAAGGTTTGGAGGCCAAAG GTGATGCGCATCTCCGCCAAAACCGGGGAGGGCATCTTGGATATGTGGGATAAAATGAGCGAGTTCCGGGACCTCATGCTCACAAGCGGCGAGCTGCTTGCCAAACGGCGGAAGCAGCAGAAAGTGTGGATGTGGAACCTCATCCAGGAAAACATGCTGGAGCATTTCCGGAATCACTTGGCAGTCAAGGATAAGATCCCACTTCTGGAAGAAAAAGTTCTCAGAGGAGTCTTGtctcctgggctggcagcagacCTGCTGCTGAAGGCATTCAAAGATGGTCTCTAA